Genomic window (Pirellulales bacterium):
TGCTCTGCGCTGATCTTGCTCAACGCAAACCCGACATGAACCAGTACCCAGTCGCCCAACTCGGGTGGATCGGCGTCGAGCAGATCGATATTGACCCGCCGTCGCACCCCCATGATGTCCGTCGTTGCCAATGGATCGTCGTCGGCAGGAAGACGGCTGATCTGGGCGGGTATGGCTAAGCACATATTGGAACCATGAAGAGTGAACGGTCCAACGATTGCTCGAAGACGAGATGGAACGTCTCGTGCAAATTAAGTGCCCATCTCGAAATAGTTGTCGCAGCACGCGGGCAGACAAAACCTGAA
Coding sequences:
- a CDS encoding HypC/HybG/HupF family hydrogenase formation chaperone, producing the protein MCLAIPAQISRLPADDDPLATTDIMGVRRRVNIDLLDADPPELGDWVLVHVGFALSKISAEQADEQLRLLSLLGEASAAQEEVEGYDCGDGE